A DNA window from Ornithobacterium rhinotracheale DSM 15997 contains the following coding sequences:
- a CDS encoding sulfatase family protein: MKKYLIIFYFFILSVSYSQSKKPNIVIIVSDDHAYQTISAYNHKDKYIQTPNIDRIANEGMLFKRAYVNNSICGPSRACLLTGKTSTKNGYKDNETSSYDSSQQQFVNILQDEGYQTAWIGKYHLGHDPKGFDFYKVLVGQGHYFNPDFITAQGRVREQGYVANVVEDEAEKWLDNRDKDKPFCLIIGHKNTHRTWMPDLPDLGAFDGVRFKIPKTFYDDYKSRPAAAMQEMSILKDMRLGYDLKMLPKNTKDGNFTRMTPEQRAAYDAYYEPIRAAFEKDKPQGRNLAEWKFNRYMNDYLSTAISLDRNIGRTLDYLDKHNLSDNTIVIYTSDQGFYMGEHGWFDKRWMYEESFRTPFVIKYPKLIKPKTETNAFMSNIDIAPTLLQLAGAKIPADMQGVSFVPVLENPKAKVQDQLYYHYYENGEHAVSPQFGVRNDRYKLIRYYKRLNNWELFDLKKDPHELRNVYGNPAYAKVQKQMRELLKQQILKYDDQDALKVLETK; encoded by the coding sequence ATGAAGAAATATTTAATTATTTTTTACTTTTTCATTTTGAGTGTAAGCTACTCACAAAGTAAAAAACCAAACATCGTTATCATCGTGTCCGATGATCATGCGTATCAAACCATTAGCGCATACAATCACAAGGACAAGTACATCCAAACGCCGAATATCGATCGCATTGCTAATGAGGGAATGCTCTTTAAGCGTGCGTATGTAAATAATTCCATCTGCGGGCCTAGCCGAGCTTGCTTACTGACTGGGAAAACTAGTACTAAAAATGGCTATAAAGACAATGAAACCTCTTCTTACGATAGTAGCCAGCAGCAATTTGTAAACATATTACAAGACGAAGGTTACCAAACTGCTTGGATTGGGAAATATCACTTAGGTCATGATCCTAAGGGATTTGATTTTTATAAAGTCTTAGTAGGGCAAGGGCATTATTTTAATCCAGACTTCATCACTGCGCAGGGCAGAGTGAGAGAGCAGGGCTATGTGGCAAATGTAGTGGAAGACGAAGCTGAAAAATGGCTAGATAATCGAGACAAAGACAAACCGTTCTGCTTGATTATCGGGCATAAAAATACGCACCGCACTTGGATGCCAGATTTGCCAGATTTAGGGGCTTTTGATGGCGTAAGATTTAAAATTCCTAAGACTTTTTATGATGATTATAAATCTCGTCCTGCGGCAGCGATGCAAGAAATGTCTATCTTAAAAGATATGCGTTTGGGCTATGATTTAAAAATGTTGCCAAAAAACACCAAAGACGGAAACTTTACGCGTATGACTCCTGAGCAGCGTGCAGCGTATGATGCCTATTATGAGCCAATCCGTGCGGCATTTGAGAAAGATAAGCCACAGGGTAGAAACTTAGCAGAATGGAAATTTAATCGCTATATGAACGACTATTTGTCTACTGCCATTTCGCTAGATCGCAACATCGGTAGAACATTAGATTATTTAGATAAACATAATTTATCTGATAATACCATTGTGATTTACACCTCAGACCAAGGCTTTTACATGGGAGAACACGGCTGGTTCGATAAGCGATGGATGTACGAGGAATCATTTAGAACGCCTTTTGTGATTAAATATCCAAAATTAATTAAGCCCAAAACTGAAACCAACGCCTTTATGTCCAACATCGATATCGCACCTACTTTGTTGCAATTGGCAGGAGCAAAAATCCCAGCAGATATGCAAGGTGTTTCGTTTGTGCCTGTTTTGGAAAATCCAAAAGCTAAAGTACAAGACCAGTTATACTATCATTATTACGAAAACGGTGAGCACGCAGTGTCTCCGCAATTTGGGGTAAGAAACGATCGTTACAAACTTATTAGATACTATAAGAGACTTAATAATTGGGAATTGTTTGATTTAAAGAAAGATCCGCATGAGTTGAGAAATGTGTATGGAAATCCAGCCTATGCAAAAGTGCAGAAACAGATGAGGGAACTACTGAAACAACAGATCTTGAAGTATGATGACCAAGATGCATTAAAGGTCTTAGAAACTAAGTAA
- a CDS encoding BACON domain-containing protein, whose product MKKLFFRGALFFLSLSSLGLTSCSDDDKNVDVPQLFIKEKDILVPKSGIEKTLNLETNVKDLKILVSDSWIHASFSQNSLIIRVDENNQAGDRSGYVEVVAKDIKKTIAITQEGEAVKVMANPEELIVASPLGDYSVQIVANTNNFRYLSSVSWISGIRIDYENSEVFFHVNANDGAEARTGEISFISNGNVVGKLVIKQKSESDNYILPSFEFGLNTAELKLYEEDRNSELARETDTGTGTLLNFRLKNNIFDEVSYLVNLNRYVKSSIYAKGGTLSNENQESFENYLRENGFIEKIVKGFENTLSLNEIDKKVFINEEKQVRIEFMNDKGHNHYTATYFPKQLAPQATLKTFPFFKKGATLEEVKAYELQNGGKLIEEKSRFKYEQNGYIKNQLYFEVEEDTNILNRNYWVYESDPSKDKQGLVQITNYYTDSNIAFYQGKDGKYYLTNEFIELAKQNNYDFIRYLATSDTYLFQNNVSKETLRLKWYKDKNYGWVVKIWIF is encoded by the coding sequence ATGAAGAAATTATTTTTTAGAGGTGCTTTATTCTTTTTAAGTCTCTCATCTTTGGGCTTAACATCTTGTTCAGATGATGATAAAAATGTTGATGTGCCGCAATTGTTCATCAAAGAAAAAGATATTTTGGTTCCTAAATCTGGTATTGAGAAAACTTTAAATCTTGAAACAAATGTTAAGGATTTGAAAATATTAGTCTCTGATAGTTGGATACACGCAAGCTTTTCTCAAAATTCTTTAATTATTAGAGTTGATGAAAACAATCAAGCAGGAGATAGAAGTGGTTATGTTGAAGTTGTTGCCAAAGATATAAAGAAAACCATTGCTATTACTCAAGAAGGAGAGGCAGTTAAAGTTATGGCAAACCCTGAGGAATTGATTGTAGCATCACCTTTAGGAGATTACTCGGTTCAGATTGTAGCAAATACAAATAATTTTAGATACTTATCTAGTGTAAGCTGGATTTCTGGAATAAGGATTGATTACGAGAATAGTGAAGTTTTTTTTCATGTAAATGCAAATGATGGTGCTGAGGCAAGAACTGGCGAGATTTCTTTTATAAGTAATGGAAATGTAGTAGGGAAGTTGGTCATAAAACAAAAAAGTGAATCAGATAATTATATTTTGCCAAGTTTTGAATTTGGGTTAAATACTGCTGAATTGAAACTTTATGAAGAAGATAGAAATTCTGAATTGGCAAGAGAAACAGATACAGGTACGGGTACACTTTTAAATTTTAGACTAAAGAATAATATTTTTGATGAGGTGTCTTATTTAGTTAACCTAAATAGATATGTAAAATCTTCTATTTACGCTAAAGGAGGAACTTTATCAAACGAAAACCAAGAAAGTTTTGAAAACTATTTACGAGAGAATGGTTTTATTGAAAAAATAGTTAAAGGGTTTGAGAATACACTATCTTTGAATGAAATTGATAAAAAAGTTTTTATAAACGAAGAAAAACAAGTTCGAATTGAGTTTATGAATGATAAGGGGCATAATCATTACACAGCTACTTATTTCCCTAAACAGTTGGCTCCTCAGGCTACTTTAAAAACATTCCCATTTTTTAAGAAAGGGGCAACACTCGAGGAGGTTAAGGCTTATGAGTTGCAAAATGGTGGTAAATTGATTGAAGAAAAATCTAGATTTAAATATGAACAAAATGGCTATATTAAGAATCAATTGTATTTTGAAGTAGAGGAAGACACAAATATTTTGAATAGAAATTATTGGGTATACGAATCAGATCCCTCTAAAGATAAGCAAGGATTGGTACAGATAACGAATTATTATACTGATTCTAATATAGCATTTTATCAAGGAAAAGACGGAAAGTATTATTTAACAAATGAGTTTATAGAATTAGCGAAGCAGAACAATTATGATTTTATCAGATATTTGGCAACATCAGATACTTATCTTTTTCAGAATAATGTATCAAAAGAAACATTGAGATTAAAGTGGTATAAAGATAAAAATTATGGATGGGTTGTTAAGATATGGATTTTTTAA
- the metK gene encoding methionine adenosyltransferase, with translation MSYFFTSESVSEGHPDKVADQISDAILDHFLAFDSQSKVACETLVTTGQVILAGEVNSKAYVDLQEITRKVIGRIGYNDSQMNFTADSCGVLSAIHEQSPDIRQGVVQSEKENQGAGDQGMMFGYATNETENFMPLALDLSHRILLELADIRKNGTEMPYLRPDAKAQVTLEYSDDNKPTSIHTIVVSTQHDEFGDERAMQERIRRDVIQIVIPRVIQKLPTHIKELFTSDITYHINPTGKFVIGGPHGDTGLTGRKIIVDTYGGKGAHGGGAFSGKDPSKVDRSAAYAMRHLAKNLVAAGVCEEALVQVSYAIGVAGPMSLCIETYGTSKVDLSDAEIAQKLLEKYDFRPYAIEEKFKLRNPIYEETAAYGHMGREPRTVKKVFEGNGRDKVECEVELFTWEKLDIVDELKALFELK, from the coding sequence ATGTCTTATTTTTTTACATCAGAGTCGGTGTCTGAAGGGCACCCAGATAAAGTAGCAGATCAAATTTCTGACGCTATTTTAGATCACTTTTTGGCATTTGATAGCCAAAGTAAAGTTGCTTGCGAAACTCTTGTAACCACAGGACAAGTAATCTTGGCGGGCGAGGTGAACTCAAAAGCCTATGTTGATTTACAAGAAATTACACGCAAAGTTATCGGTCGTATTGGGTACAACGACAGCCAAATGAATTTTACAGCAGATTCTTGTGGTGTGCTTTCTGCCATTCACGAGCAGTCGCCAGACATTAGACAAGGTGTAGTGCAATCTGAAAAAGAGAATCAAGGGGCTGGAGACCAAGGAATGATGTTTGGTTATGCGACCAACGAAACCGAAAACTTTATGCCTTTGGCACTCGATCTTTCGCACAGAATTTTGCTTGAATTGGCAGATATTCGCAAAAACGGAACCGAAATGCCTTACCTTCGTCCAGATGCCAAAGCACAAGTTACTTTGGAATACAGCGACGATAACAAGCCTACAAGCATCCACACGATTGTGGTTTCTACACAGCACGATGAGTTTGGCGATGAAAGAGCAATGCAAGAGCGCATCCGTAGAGATGTGATTCAAATTGTGATTCCGCGTGTGATTCAGAAATTGCCTACGCACATCAAGGAATTATTTACATCAGACATCACCTACCACATCAACCCAACGGGCAAATTCGTAATCGGTGGACCGCACGGAGATACAGGACTTACGGGGAGAAAAATCATCGTAGATACTTATGGTGGTAAAGGTGCCCATGGTGGAGGTGCTTTCAGTGGTAAAGACCCATCTAAGGTAGACCGTTCTGCGGCTTATGCTATGCGCCATTTGGCTAAAAACTTAGTAGCTGCAGGCGTGTGCGAAGAAGCTTTGGTACAAGTGTCTTACGCCATAGGTGTAGCAGGGCCTATGAGCCTTTGCATAGAAACTTATGGAACAAGCAAAGTAGATTTAAGCGATGCAGAAATTGCTCAAAAATTGCTTGAAAAATACGATTTCCGTCCTTATGCGATTGAAGAAAAATTCAAATTGCGTAATCCTATCTACGAAGAAACTGCGGCTTACGGGCACATGGGTCGTGAACCTCGCACCGTGAAAAAAGTTTTTGAAGGAAACGGACGCGATAAAGTAGAGTGCGAAGTAGAACTTTTCACTTGGGAAAAATTAGATATTGTAGATGAATTAAAAGCGCTATTTGAGCTTAAATAA
- a CDS encoding MutS-related protein — protein MNIYLTKIKEHKQTNKNLKRNLFIIIALRFLLFSSLTFLIFKYESLSKILFFTLVGFFLIVFIFIFKIHSKLKNKLLLTQNLIQINQKEYDFLTENKKPFSNGAQWIDPTHNYTFDLDIFGESSLFHYLNRCASILGERNLAQKLSSGLGENEITANQSAIQELSKKIDFRQFLLAHTMQLENEEKNYQQLLNWANKKSKFNFFFNFMLYLSPALFIISVGASVYDLRFLWLSLIAFSINCFILLFFYKPIMNEIAQFERISAIIQIYSQSLSIIEKEHFNDKKLNELKQKIQQNTFSASQEFKQLARIFSDLEGIFNIAGALVFNGSVLYHIHIFKRLFAWKEKNVQNIEFWTAVIGEFEMLNSLANFAYNNPSYCFPHINQNNSISFENMSHPLINTQNRIGNTIDFNPQHFVILTGANMSGKSTFLRALGVNLVLAKIGSPICARHANIQPMNILVSMRQTDSLNDGKSLFYAEILRLKQIIYNLKTEKSFVLLDEILRGTNSEDKQLGTQKIVEEILNLKAFGCLATHDLVITEMAKKYPTQLANKYFETRVINNQLAFDYRLREGISNSKNALHLMESLGIFSTMECK, from the coding sequence ATGAACATTTATTTAACTAAAATTAAAGAACATAAACAAACAAACAAAAATTTAAAACGAAATTTATTTATAATAATCGCACTGAGATTCCTTTTATTTTCATCGCTAACTTTTTTGATTTTCAAATACGAATCTCTTAGCAAAATCTTATTTTTCACATTAGTAGGATTTTTTTTAATTGTTTTCATTTTTATTTTTAAAATTCATTCTAAGCTAAAAAATAAATTACTTTTAACTCAAAATTTAATTCAAATAAATCAAAAAGAATACGATTTTTTAACCGAAAATAAAAAACCATTTTCAAACGGCGCACAATGGATAGATCCTACGCACAATTACACTTTTGATTTAGACATTTTTGGCGAAAGTTCACTATTCCACTACCTGAATCGCTGTGCCTCTATTTTGGGAGAAAGAAATTTGGCTCAAAAATTAAGTTCAGGTTTGGGAGAAAATGAAATTACCGCCAACCAGAGTGCAATTCAAGAATTAAGCAAAAAAATTGATTTTAGGCAATTTCTATTGGCACATACTATGCAACTTGAAAATGAGGAAAAAAATTACCAGCAACTCCTTAATTGGGCAAATAAAAAATCTAAATTTAATTTTTTTTTCAATTTTATGCTGTATCTATCGCCAGCTCTTTTCATCATTTCAGTAGGGGCTTCAGTGTATGATTTAAGATTTTTATGGCTAAGTTTAATTGCATTTTCAATTAATTGTTTTATTCTTTTGTTTTTCTACAAACCTATTATGAACGAAATCGCGCAATTTGAGCGAATTTCGGCAATTATTCAAATTTACAGCCAAAGCCTATCAATCATAGAAAAAGAACATTTTAACGATAAAAAACTAAACGAACTTAAACAAAAAATTCAACAAAATACATTTTCTGCAAGCCAAGAATTTAAACAACTGGCACGGATTTTTTCTGATTTAGAAGGAATTTTCAACATTGCAGGAGCTTTGGTTTTCAATGGCTCAGTACTATACCACATTCATATCTTTAAACGGCTATTCGCTTGGAAAGAAAAAAATGTACAAAATATTGAATTCTGGACGGCAGTCATCGGCGAATTTGAAATGCTCAATAGCCTAGCAAATTTTGCATACAATAACCCCAGCTATTGCTTTCCACACATTAATCAAAATAATTCTATTTCGTTTGAAAATATGAGCCATCCGCTTATTAACACTCAAAATAGAATTGGGAACACGATTGATTTTAATCCGCAACATTTTGTAATTCTCACAGGAGCCAACATGTCTGGAAAAAGTACTTTTTTGCGCGCATTGGGCGTAAATTTAGTTTTAGCCAAAATCGGTTCGCCCATCTGTGCAAGGCACGCCAACATTCAGCCGATGAATATTTTGGTTTCTATGCGACAAACAGATTCGCTAAATGATGGGAAATCGCTTTTTTATGCTGAAATTTTAAGGCTAAAACAGATTATTTATAATTTAAAAACTGAAAAATCCTTTGTATTGCTTGATGAAATTTTGCGGGGGACAAATTCCGAAGACAAGCAACTCGGAACACAAAAAATTGTAGAAGAAATTTTAAATTTAAAAGCTTTTGGCTGTTTAGCAACACACGATTTAGTCATCACAGAAATGGCTAAAAAATATCCTACTCAACTTGCCAACAAATATTTTGAGACCCGAGTTATAAACAATCAACTAGCCTTTGATTACCGATTAAGAGAGGGAATCAGTAATAGTAAAAATGCACTTCATCTCATGGAATCCCTTGGGATTTTCTCTACCATGGAATGCAAATAA
- a CDS encoding IS110 family RNA-guided transposase: MTYIGIDISKDSFVAAFPKVSGYQTQTYPNTVKGIRKFIGSLSVTEHHCVMEATGNYGFLLLYLLDRQGIASSMVNPKQIKHFSRMMMTVTKTDPKDACMIAMYGEKMNPPVYKMPSEAVMLLKQKKTIIRQLKKQLTASKNLKSSLVMLPFQDKNGMKALDKTISFLASQIESLESELADLASSEFDRQVKLLTSIKGIGITLATALIVATGGFSYFNNAKQVSRFIGICPTYQQSGTSVHIKGGINRNGDASLRSLLYVASWSALRGNTTCKECYARLKANGKPSKVALIAVANKLVRQAFAVIKSDAPYVDGFVSTHQTK, encoded by the coding sequence ATGACTTACATTGGAATTGACATCAGCAAGGACAGCTTTGTAGCTGCTTTTCCGAAAGTATCGGGTTATCAGACCCAAACTTACCCTAATACCGTAAAAGGTATCAGGAAGTTCATCGGCTCGCTTTCCGTAACAGAACATCATTGTGTGATGGAAGCCACCGGCAATTACGGCTTTCTGCTTCTTTATCTGCTTGACAGGCAAGGAATAGCTTCCAGTATGGTAAATCCCAAACAAATCAAGCACTTCTCACGCATGATGATGACCGTCACCAAGACCGACCCCAAAGATGCCTGTATGATTGCCATGTACGGGGAGAAAATGAATCCTCCCGTTTACAAGATGCCCTCTGAAGCCGTCATGCTGCTGAAGCAGAAGAAAACGATTATCAGGCAGTTGAAGAAACAGCTTACGGCGAGCAAGAACCTGAAAAGCTCCCTCGTTATGCTTCCGTTCCAAGACAAGAACGGGATGAAAGCGTTGGATAAGACCATTTCTTTTTTGGCAAGCCAAATTGAGTCTTTGGAATCCGAACTTGCAGACTTGGCTTCGTCTGAGTTTGACAGGCAGGTTAAACTACTCACATCCATCAAAGGGATTGGCATCACTTTGGCTACAGCCTTGATTGTCGCTACCGGAGGATTCTCCTATTTCAACAATGCAAAGCAGGTTTCCCGTTTTATCGGGATATGCCCGACTTACCAGCAGTCAGGAACATCCGTACACATCAAAGGTGGGATTAACCGAAACGGGGATGCGAGCCTGCGTTCTTTGCTTTATGTCGCCTCGTGGTCTGCTTTACGTGGAAACACAACCTGTAAAGAATGCTACGCACGGTTGAAAGCCAACGGGAAGCCTTCCAAAGTGGCTCTTATCGCTGTTGCTAACAAACTCGTCAGACAAGCATTTGCCGTAATTAAATCAGATGCACCTTATGTGGATGGATTCGTTTCTACCCATCAAACAAAATAA
- a CDS encoding rhodanese-like domain-containing protein, translated as MVIPLFLRRLLFGNKILNTDTMDALKNPNATLIDLRNQDELDEFGSIEQAKHIPLMELPSQLEEVKKFSLPIVLFCKAGGRAEKAKQFLESQGITEVYNAGGYDDVKEILG; from the coding sequence ATGGTAATTCCACTATTCTTAAGAAGATTGCTTTTTGGAAATAAAATTTTAAACACAGATACTATGGACGCACTTAAAAACCCAAATGCTACGCTAATTGATCTTAGAAATCAAGACGAGCTAGATGAGTTCGGCTCAATTGAACAAGCTAAACACATTCCTCTAATGGAGCTACCGAGCCAATTGGAAGAAGTGAAAAAGTTTAGCTTACCGATTGTTTTGTTCTGCAAAGCAGGCGGAAGAGCTGAAAAGGCTAAACAATTCCTTGAATCACAAGGCATCACCGAAGTCTACAATGCTGGTGGCTACGATGATGTAAAAGAAATTTTGGGGTAA
- a CDS encoding anaerobic sulfatase maturase — translation MSSSYNPLSFVLVKPAGPDCNLGCTYCFYLEKAELYKNTKKHRMSDEVLEELIKQGIEQSHDYINFTWQGGEPTLMGLDFFKKVIKFQQKYARNKSVANALQTNGVLLNDDWAKFLGQWRFLVGLSLDGPEHIHDKYRFTAGGKPSWDKVMRAHELLKKYNVDTNAMCCVTDYSADYPEELYNFYKSLGLTWMQFIPVVETDKEDPTKAADFSLTPEKYGKFLNKIFDLWLADFDRGEPTTVIRNIESVFHTYVDMPAPECTLLEQCGVYPTVEHNGDVYSCDFFVENEWRLGNIMQKDRLVDMINSAQQKKFGRMKKDLPPKCHTCEWYKHCYGGCTKDRIKDARDNGNPRFCQSTIDYLKHIDPTMKRLAKEWKQNQLAQNPITYDIYNAGYDF, via the coding sequence ATGAGCAGTAGTTATAATCCATTAAGCTTTGTATTGGTAAAACCAGCGGGTCCAGACTGCAACTTAGGTTGCACCTATTGTTTTTATCTTGAAAAAGCGGAACTCTATAAAAACACCAAAAAACACCGCATGAGCGATGAGGTTTTGGAAGAACTAATAAAACAAGGTATAGAACAATCTCATGATTATATCAATTTCACTTGGCAAGGAGGCGAACCCACGCTCATGGGGCTAGATTTCTTTAAAAAAGTAATTAAATTCCAACAGAAATACGCGCGCAACAAATCCGTAGCCAATGCTCTACAGACCAATGGCGTTTTGCTAAACGATGATTGGGCTAAATTCTTGGGACAATGGAGATTTTTAGTAGGTCTCTCTCTCGACGGCCCCGAGCATATTCACGACAAATACCGATTCACTGCTGGGGGCAAGCCTTCTTGGGACAAAGTGATGCGTGCCCACGAATTGCTCAAAAAATATAATGTAGATACCAATGCGATGTGCTGCGTTACCGATTATTCGGCAGATTATCCCGAAGAATTGTATAATTTCTACAAGAGCTTGGGGCTTACTTGGATGCAGTTTATCCCCGTGGTAGAAACTGACAAAGAAGACCCTACCAAAGCGGCGGATTTCTCGCTCACACCTGAAAAATATGGCAAATTCCTGAATAAAATTTTTGATTTATGGCTAGCTGATTTCGATCGTGGCGAACCGACTACGGTGATTAGAAATATAGAATCCGTATTCCATACCTATGTAGATATGCCTGCACCTGAATGTACTTTGCTCGAGCAATGTGGCGTCTACCCTACCGTGGAACACAACGGCGATGTGTATAGCTGCGACTTCTTTGTGGAAAACGAGTGGCGACTTGGCAATATTATGCAAAAAGATCGCTTGGTGGATATGATAAATTCTGCCCAGCAAAAGAAATTTGGGCGAATGAAAAAGGATTTACCTCCCAAATGCCATACCTGCGAGTGGTATAAACACTGCTATGGCGGCTGCACCAAAGACAGAATCAAAGATGCACGCGATAATGGAAATCCTCGTTTTTGCCAGTCCACGATTGATTACCTTAAACACATCGACCCCACGATGAAGCGTTTGGCTAAAGAATGGAAGCAAAATCAATTGGCTCAAAACCCTATTACTTACGATATTTACAACGCAGGATACGATTTTTAA